A genomic region of Thermodesulfobium narugense DSM 14796 contains the following coding sequences:
- a CDS encoding pyridoxal phosphate-dependent aminotransferase: MDNFKLSTSDFFNSTAPSCIRKSSIVFSDRLKSTGEYVNAINVAIGNISLPTHPAMLKRLLFIEDENLKKGVWRYTQTEGIDSVNLAFKKIIKSFLKPGIDPELFTLVDTGASHIMKLVMLGVCGRFNGINRPLVMLDPVYTNYISIAQELDREILALDRVLNADGKFSDVEIESVEKVIEEKKPSAFLIIPYDNPSGTLMTQETINKFAKICVKHSIFFISDEAYRGLYYRDDIKFAPSIWNISEEEVPGITSAKIRISIESFSKLFNACGLRMGALITDNQLFFDQARAVNTTYLCPSCIDQYIASAINEESEKDIQGWVAYLRSYYKRILNELYMGLKSLMPGLIVTQPEAAIYSMVDVRNVVKPGFDANDFVMYCAREGSVEINGVNYTLLVAPADGFYKNNNPYAKTQMRIACVLSDREMKLVPELFVKLLKEYEDKRK; the protein is encoded by the coding sequence ATGGATAACTTTAAACTATCTACCAGCGACTTTTTCAATTCTACTGCGCCTTCTTGTATTAGAAAGTCAAGCATAGTCTTTTCAGATAGGCTTAAAAGTACAGGAGAATATGTTAATGCAATCAACGTTGCTATAGGAAATATTTCACTTCCCACTCACCCAGCAATGTTAAAAAGGTTGTTGTTTATAGAAGATGAAAACTTAAAAAAAGGAGTATGGAGATATACTCAAACAGAAGGTATTGATTCTGTGAACCTTGCTTTTAAAAAAATAATAAAATCTTTTTTAAAGCCTGGTATAGATCCAGAACTTTTTACTTTAGTAGATACTGGTGCTTCACACATTATGAAGCTGGTAATGCTGGGAGTTTGCGGAAGGTTTAATGGTATTAACAGGCCTCTTGTGATGCTTGATCCTGTTTATACTAACTATATTTCAATTGCACAAGAACTTGATAGAGAAATATTAGCATTGGATAGAGTTTTAAATGCTGATGGCAAATTTAGTGATGTTGAAATCGAAAGTGTTGAGAAAGTAATTGAAGAAAAAAAACCTTCTGCCTTTCTAATAATACCTTATGATAATCCCTCTGGAACGCTTATGACACAGGAAACTATAAATAAGTTTGCTAAAATTTGCGTTAAACATAGCATATTTTTTATAAGTGATGAAGCATATAGAGGACTTTACTATAGAGATGATATAAAATTTGCCCCTTCAATATGGAATATTTCTGAGGAAGAAGTTCCTGGAATTACCTCAGCAAAAATAAGAATTAGTATAGAATCATTTTCTAAGCTATTTAATGCATGTGGCCTTAGAATGGGTGCACTGATAACGGATAACCAATTATTTTTTGACCAAGCTAGAGCTGTTAATACCACTTATCTGTGTCCTTCTTGTATTGATCAGTACATAGCTTCGGCAATTAATGAAGAGAGCGAAAAGGACATTCAAGGTTGGGTTGCATACTTGAGATCTTATTATAAAAGGATTTTAAATGAACTGTATATGGGCTTGAAGTCATTAATGCCAGGATTGATAGTTACTCAACCAGAAGCAGCAATATATTCTATGGTAGATGTTAGAAATGTTGTAAAGCCAGGATTTGATGCAAATGATTTTGTTATGTATTGTGCAAGAGAGGGCAGTGTAGAAATTAATGGTGTAAATTATACTCTCCTTGTAGCTCCTGCAGATGGTTTTTATAAAAATAATAATCCCTATGCCAAAACTCAAATGAGAATTGCTTGTGTGTTAAGTGATAGGGAAATGAAATTAGTGCCTGAACTTTTTGTGAAGTTACTTAAAGAGTATGAAGATAAAAGAAAGTAG
- a CDS encoding type IV pilus modification PilV family protein: protein MFSKKGITLLEILVSIFILSIFMLVSFGSLSRSLIVEKNLHIYNKALEVAQSNFERAMSDKSNQDLNIVETDCFDDDCFKVNIQKTINSNKKMIIVNVFDSKIPKRFEDVTLQSEL from the coding sequence TTGTTTAGCAAAAAAGGTATCACTTTGTTGGAGATTTTGGTTAGTATTTTTATTTTATCTATTTTTATGCTAGTTTCTTTTGGTAGTTTATCTCGTTCTCTTATTGTAGAAAAAAATTTACACATATATAACAAAGCGCTTGAGGTTGCACAAAGTAATTTCGAAAGAGCAATGTCAGACAAAAGTAATCAGGATTTAAATATTGTAGAAACTGATTGTTTTGATGACGACTGTTTTAAAGTAAATATTCAGAAGACAATTAATAGCAATAAAAAAATGATAATTGTGAATGTTTTTGATAGCAAGATTCCTAAAAGATTTGAAGATGTTACATTACAATCTGAACTTTAA
- a CDS encoding solute carrier family 23 protein, whose amino-acid sequence MAEKLNLKYNFDDKPPFYIIFLQGLQWLVLILPPLVIVASTIAKLNSFTYSEEVNFLAKIFLISGLFQILQLKFGHKLPLLIGPSTALMLGFVLNPGASLEEISFASISIGIFILLFAKSNIIKRFSLLQSKGITVSVLLLIGISLIPISINLGFSSVPFTSTENIIFILILSIITIFFSKQSFPLSKFSIFFFMSISSIIFLIFIKPMHTEPVLSANLFSLQMPKFDPVITISFLFCYLGVVINEIGSTQSLFGVLNIPPSLEKINKGILFDAISGIFSGVFGSVGTVSYSLTPALIVMTQNASKYSFYLVGLIFILASIYPTLVGIFVQIPTQVIAASLLVVGYIQIEAAIKLSKSEKGYHSLHIGLISFLGYLIIPYIFEKVVIILPELNILSGLFLNGFSAGLLSAIIAEIIYRIFNRARLY is encoded by the coding sequence ATGGCTGAGAAGTTAAATTTAAAATACAATTTTGATGATAAACCCCCATTTTACATAATCTTTCTTCAGGGCCTGCAATGGCTAGTATTGATACTTCCTCCGTTGGTCATAGTAGCTAGCACTATAGCAAAGTTAAATAGCTTCACATACTCAGAAGAAGTAAATTTTCTTGCAAAGATATTCCTAATTTCAGGACTTTTCCAGATACTTCAACTAAAATTTGGCCACAAACTACCCCTTTTAATTGGGCCATCCACTGCTCTAATGCTAGGCTTCGTCCTGAATCCTGGTGCATCTTTGGAAGAGATCTCGTTCGCCTCAATATCAATAGGCATATTCATACTACTTTTTGCAAAAAGCAATATAATAAAGAGATTTTCACTACTTCAGTCAAAAGGCATTACAGTAAGCGTATTACTGCTAATAGGTATTTCGCTCATTCCCATATCAATTAATCTTGGTTTTTCTTCAGTGCCTTTTACTTCTACCGAAAATATAATTTTTATTCTGATATTATCGATAATTACGATTTTCTTTTCTAAACAAAGCTTCCCCCTATCAAAATTTTCGATCTTCTTCTTTATGAGCATATCGTCAATCATTTTCTTAATATTTATAAAGCCTATGCACACAGAACCTGTTTTAAGTGCTAATTTATTTTCACTCCAAATGCCAAAATTCGATCCCGTCATTACAATATCGTTTTTATTTTGTTATCTTGGAGTGGTAATAAACGAGATAGGCTCTACTCAATCTCTTTTCGGAGTGCTAAATATTCCCCCATCTCTTGAAAAAATAAATAAAGGCATTCTATTTGACGCTATCTCTGGAATATTTTCTGGGGTTTTTGGGTCAGTTGGAACCGTTAGCTATTCGCTTACACCTGCTTTGATAGTAATGACACAAAACGCATCAAAGTATTCATTTTACCTTGTTGGTCTAATATTTATACTCGCCTCAATATACCCTACTCTGGTTGGAATTTTCGTGCAGATACCTACTCAGGTAATTGCAGCGTCTCTTCTAGTGGTAGGATATATCCAAATAGAAGCAGCGATAAAGCTTTCAAAATCAGAAAAGGGTTATCACAGCCTTCACATAGGCTTAATTTCTTTTTTGGGGTACTTAATCATTCCATACATCTTCGAAAAAGTAGTAATTATTCTGCCAGAGTTAAACATCTTATCAGGTCTTTTCTTAAATGGCTTTAGCGCTGGATTACTATCAGCAATTATTGCAGAAATTATCTACAGAATTTTCAACAGAGCAAGATTATATTAA
- the cbiM gene encoding cobalt transporter CbiM encodes MHIPDGYLSPQTCAVMGAVMLPVWWTSVKKVQNTINKKYVPLMALGAAFSFVIMMYNVPIPDGTTAHAVGGSLLAIIFGPWAATLCITIALAIQALLFGDGGILAFGANCFNMAFVLPFSSYFIYKLLTTNSEITSARRYIAGFIGGYIGIVLAAICAGIELGLQPLLFHTAAGVPQYCPYPLSLAVPAMAFAHLTVAGPVEGVITALAIKYLQVSNPEMLSIEKVKAPSKAFNYAKLWIGMAIVAILTPLGLLASGSAWGEWGADELKDKLGFVPEGLEQMSDKWHALMQDYGIPGFDQSFFQSAIGYITAAIVGIILISFITYLFGKILKGKDEEAHETK; translated from the coding sequence ATGCACATTCCAGATGGTTATCTTAGTCCGCAAACGTGCGCGGTAATGGGAGCTGTTATGCTTCCTGTTTGGTGGACATCGGTAAAAAAGGTCCAAAATACCATCAATAAAAAATATGTGCCGTTGATGGCGCTTGGTGCAGCTTTCTCATTTGTAATAATGATGTACAACGTTCCAATTCCAGATGGCACTACTGCACATGCAGTTGGAGGCTCGCTTCTAGCAATAATATTTGGCCCGTGGGCTGCAACGCTATGTATAACAATTGCTTTAGCAATCCAAGCACTTCTTTTTGGTGACGGGGGTATACTAGCTTTTGGTGCAAACTGCTTTAATATGGCTTTTGTTTTGCCATTTAGCTCCTATTTTATTTACAAATTATTAACGACAAATTCAGAAATAACCAGTGCACGTAGATACATTGCAGGATTCATTGGAGGTTATATTGGTATAGTTCTTGCGGCAATATGTGCAGGAATAGAATTAGGATTGCAACCTCTATTATTCCATACAGCCGCTGGTGTTCCACAATACTGTCCATATCCCTTAAGTCTTGCCGTACCAGCAATGGCATTTGCTCACTTAACTGTAGCTGGACCTGTCGAAGGAGTGATAACTGCACTTGCCATTAAATATTTACAGGTAAGTAATCCTGAAATGCTCAGCATAGAAAAAGTTAAAGCTCCATCAAAAGCTTTTAACTATGCAAAACTTTGGATAGGCATGGCAATAGTTGCAATACTTACTCCGCTTGGACTCCTTGCATCCGGTAGCGCATGGGGGGAATGGGGAGCAGATGAACTAAAAGACAAACTCGGGTTTGTACCCGAAGGCCTTGAGCAAATGTCTGATAAGTGGCATGCGCTCATGCAAGATTACGGCATTCCTGGTTTCGACCAAAGCTTCTTCCAATCTGCAATAGGATACATTACTGCAGCAATAGTTGGTATAATTCTTATAAGTTTTATCACGTACTTATTTGGAAAAATTTTAAAAGGTAAAGATGAAGAGGCTCATGAAACAAAATAA
- the cbiQ gene encoding cobalt ECF transporter T component CbiQ — protein MCSKSFKSNSSKSTKSSFLEKTINELNNVMKEEFIAGKIASRHGLLQNLDPRINILSSLLLIITANFIHQPLILLFFNLWIIWLAKVSLVPVRSFLKRVWLIVPLFTVIMVIPSIFSPILPGEPLLVLFYLPHSIQFLFWQIPQTISITKQGVFTAIVLVLRVGICVSVSLLLTLTTKWSLLLKALSKIGVPTMFITILEMAHRYIYLLLQTTVDMFVAKKSRTVGHTTTGEQRQFLSNSMSILLGKSYFMSNEVYLAMTSRGYNGKALVLTEFKMKLFDWLWLIFIIIVCLFFIGGDHLFVWK, from the coding sequence ATGTGCTCAAAAAGTTTTAAGTCTAACTCATCAAAATCTACCAAAAGCAGTTTTTTAGAAAAAACAATCAATGAATTAAACAACGTTATGAAAGAAGAATTTATTGCCGGGAAAATAGCTTCCCGGCATGGCCTTTTGCAAAATCTTGACCCAAGGATAAACATACTATCATCACTTCTTTTAATAATTACTGCTAATTTTATTCATCAACCCTTGATTCTATTATTTTTTAATTTATGGATAATCTGGCTTGCAAAAGTATCATTAGTTCCTGTTAGATCTTTTTTAAAAAGAGTTTGGTTAATTGTCCCACTTTTTACTGTAATAATGGTAATACCAAGTATTTTTAGTCCAATTTTGCCAGGTGAACCTTTATTAGTTTTATTTTATTTGCCACATTCCATTCAATTTCTTTTCTGGCAAATTCCACAAACAATATCTATAACAAAACAAGGCGTTTTTACTGCTATTGTTTTAGTGCTAAGAGTTGGAATATGTGTTTCAGTAAGTTTGTTGTTAACCCTAACAACCAAATGGTCTTTACTTCTAAAGGCACTAAGTAAGATAGGCGTGCCTACTATGTTTATAACAATTTTAGAAATGGCACACAGGTATATTTATCTTCTTCTACAAACTACGGTTGATATGTTTGTTGCAAAGAAAAGCCGAACTGTAGGGCACACTACCACAGGCGAACAAAGGCAATTTTTGTCTAACTCAATGTCAATACTTCTTGGAAAATCTTATTTTATGAGCAATGAAGTTTACTTAGCCATGACCTCAAGGGGTTATAATGGAAAAGCCCTAGTATTAACAGAGTTCAAAATGAAGCTATTTGACTGGCTTTGGTTAATCTTTATAATAATAGTTTGTTTATTTTTTATAGGAGGAGATCACTTATTTGTCTGGAAATAA
- a CDS encoding energy-coupling factor ABC transporter ATP-binding protein, producing the protein MSGNNIVFKLKDVSFRYPSNEIALSKINLEIKKGDLSILLGANGCGKSTLLKILDALIFPQEGEFYAFDNLITEEAFSNEDFFYSFRKKIGFLFQESDVQLFNPTVWDEVAYGPLQLGLDKVTVKERVEKILENLELKHLKDRPPFRLSGGEKKKEAIASILSIEPEVLLLDEPTNGLDPRTQRHLINLIKEFHKQNKTIVISTHNLDLVYELADKVYVFSEDHKIVASGTPEEILDNKELLIKVNLIDEHFHKHVHTGDHLHFHSHE; encoded by the coding sequence TTGTCTGGAAATAATATTGTTTTTAAACTAAAAGATGTAAGCTTTAGATATCCAAGTAATGAAATAGCCCTTTCAAAGATTAATTTAGAAATAAAAAAAGGAGATTTATCAATTCTTTTAGGAGCAAACGGGTGTGGTAAATCCACACTTTTGAAAATTTTAGACGCTTTAATATTCCCTCAAGAAGGAGAATTTTATGCCTTTGACAATCTAATAACTGAAGAAGCCTTTTCCAACGAGGATTTTTTCTATTCTTTTAGGAAAAAAATTGGCTTTTTATTTCAGGAATCAGATGTCCAACTTTTTAATCCAACAGTATGGGATGAAGTAGCCTATGGACCATTACAGTTAGGATTGGATAAAGTTACAGTTAAAGAAAGAGTAGAAAAAATTTTAGAAAATTTAGAACTAAAACATCTTAAAGATAGACCCCCTTTCAGATTAAGCGGCGGCGAAAAGAAAAAAGAAGCAATAGCATCTATACTTTCTATTGAACCTGAAGTTTTGTTATTAGATGAACCCACAAACGGCTTAGATCCCAGGACTCAAAGACATTTAATAAATCTAATTAAAGAATTCCACAAGCAAAATAAAACTATAGTTATATCTACCCACAATCTTGACCTTGTTTATGAATTAGCTGATAAGGTTTATGTTTTTTCTGAAGATCACAAAATTGTTGCATCAGGAACTCCAGAAGAAATTTTGGACAATAAAGAATTGCTTATAAAAGTAAATTTGATCGATGAGCACTTTCATAAACATGTTCATACAGGGGATCATTTGCATTTTCACTCACACGAATAA
- a CDS encoding DUF2231 domain-containing protein, which translates to MKEFDEKSLKRFNGRDENKVYIAYKGKVYDATNSKLWKTGTHMNIHNSGKDLTAEISNAPHNESMLERLNTIGIYKETPQDERIPNWLNNILEAHPTLKRHPHPISVHLPLAYMMGSSIFALLFLIFGYKSFEVTSFYLFVAGLIFSIPAILTGLFTWWLNYRLKLSIHIKLKILFTILVDLDALTLLYIRVKTPTVFSSIHSNVQDLTYIYLILILLLTPLTAVIGYNGGELAFPTKKLKK; encoded by the coding sequence ATGAAAGAGTTCGACGAAAAGTCTCTTAAAAGATTTAACGGAAGAGATGAAAACAAAGTATATATTGCTTACAAAGGTAAAGTATATGATGCTACAAATAGTAAACTCTGGAAGACAGGAACTCATATGAATATTCATAATTCAGGCAAGGACCTTACGGCCGAAATTTCCAATGCCCCGCACAATGAAAGCATGCTAGAAAGATTAAACACTATAGGAATATATAAAGAAACTCCTCAAGATGAAAGGATTCCAAATTGGCTAAACAACATTTTAGAAGCACATCCAACTTTAAAAAGGCATCCACACCCAATTTCAGTTCATTTACCGCTTGCATATATGATGGGTTCGAGCATTTTTGCATTACTTTTTTTAATTTTTGGCTATAAATCCTTTGAGGTCACTTCATTCTATCTTTTTGTAGCAGGACTAATATTCAGTATACCTGCAATATTAACAGGACTATTTACCTGGTGGCTAAACTATAGATTAAAATTATCTATACATATAAAACTTAAAATATTATTCACTATTCTAGTTGATCTTGATGCACTAACCTTGTTGTATATTAGAGTAAAAACTCCTACTGTTTTTTCTTCAATACACAGCAACGTTCAGGATTTAACATATATTTACCTCATTTTAATATTGCTCCTTACCCCTCTTACGGCAGTTATTGGATACAACGGAGGAGAACTGGCTTTTCCTACTAAAAAATTAAAGAAGTAG
- a CDS encoding 4Fe-4S dicluster domain-containing protein has translation MRIEIKDPDRCVGCEICMLACVRRQGFAGLAKSKIAVHSSGGMEKGFTVLVCRACFDPPCAAVCPTNALEVRKDGGVNLISEKCIGCKNCVEACTVNAVFWDSETNKPNICTYCGFCAMNCPHHVLYFNKEWGKRDV, from the coding sequence TTGAGAATAGAAATAAAAGATCCAGATCGCTGCGTAGGATGCGAAATATGTATGCTTGCTTGTGTTAGAAGGCAAGGATTTGCAGGACTCGCCAAATCAAAGATTGCAGTACATTCTTCAGGTGGAATGGAAAAAGGATTTACTGTTTTGGTTTGTAGAGCTTGCTTTGACCCACCCTGTGCAGCAGTATGTCCCACCAATGCTCTCGAAGTAAGAAAAGATGGAGGTGTAAATCTTATCTCAGAAAAATGCATAGGTTGCAAAAATTGTGTTGAAGCGTGTACAGTAAATGCAGTATTCTGGGACAGTGAAACAAATAAACCTAATATATGTACCTATTGCGGTTTTTGTGCCATGAACTGCCCTCATCACGTACTATACTTTAACAAAGAATGGGGGAAAAGAGATGTTTGA
- a CDS encoding aldehyde ferredoxin oxidoreductase N-terminal domain-containing protein yields MFEDKFSRVLYIDLSKKSFTIKSRPDLFEKWLGGTGVGIQILKEECPKNVDPFSPDNTVIFAVGPITSLYPLASKTIAIFKSPLTGNLGESHAGGRSAVSIMMAGYGAIVIKGKSDIPVYLSIFDNEVRFHDARAIWGIKDAITVGKIIRQKETFSGQRSIMRIGRAGENLVSFASLNTETYRHFGRLGLGAVFGSKNLKAIVIAGKRTINLSDPKAYLRIYKNILDETTSSLMKKYHDLGTAANVLPLHEIGGLPIENLNRTSYEGAIELSGENLAQNYLGRRIACTGCPVACVHIAAFRDPHEEEKYFYKTSMIGYDYEPIYSLGTMLGIKDAKGFLKLMDRTEKLGLDAMSSGVALAWATEMLNKNLITEKETLVKFSFGNWERYIEGLENIVSMPNDFYKALAKGTSYASKIYGGKDFALNFGKNEMPGYHTGPAAHLGWFLGARHSHLDNAGYSMDQSLKGNYPRPEKLIDNLIEEEANRQILSSLVVCFFARAIYLNFDNTINCLKTIGIDLTKEELKELGMEIYRQKMSYKTQEGWLPNFQDLPKRIFETSAPFGKISEEYMNKAIDYFRKRLEKDFR; encoded by the coding sequence ATGTTTGAAGACAAATTTAGTCGCGTTCTTTATATAGACCTTTCAAAAAAAAGCTTTACCATAAAATCTAGACCTGATTTATTCGAGAAGTGGCTTGGAGGAACTGGTGTAGGAATTCAAATACTAAAGGAAGAGTGCCCAAAAAATGTAGATCCATTTAGTCCTGATAATACCGTAATATTTGCAGTTGGACCTATTACTTCTCTTTATCCTCTTGCATCCAAAACTATTGCTATTTTCAAATCACCTTTAACTGGCAACTTAGGAGAAAGTCATGCAGGCGGCAGAAGTGCAGTAAGTATTATGATGGCAGGCTATGGTGCAATAGTTATTAAGGGAAAATCAGACATACCAGTTTACCTTTCAATATTTGACAATGAAGTCAGGTTTCATGATGCAAGGGCTATTTGGGGAATAAAGGATGCAATAACTGTTGGAAAGATAATCAGGCAAAAAGAGACATTTTCAGGTCAAAGGAGCATAATGAGAATAGGAAGAGCTGGAGAAAATCTTGTAAGCTTTGCATCGCTAAATACTGAAACTTATAGACACTTCGGAAGGTTAGGCTTGGGAGCCGTTTTTGGAAGTAAGAACTTAAAAGCCATTGTGATAGCTGGCAAAAGAACGATAAACTTATCTGATCCAAAAGCATACCTAAGAATCTATAAAAATATTTTAGATGAAACCACATCAAGTCTTATGAAGAAATATCATGACCTTGGAACAGCAGCAAACGTCCTTCCTCTTCACGAAATTGGAGGACTTCCTATTGAAAACTTAAACAGAACTTCTTATGAAGGTGCAATAGAGCTCTCAGGAGAAAATCTTGCTCAAAATTATCTTGGAAGAAGAATAGCATGTACAGGTTGTCCGGTCGCATGTGTTCATATAGCAGCATTTAGAGATCCGCATGAAGAAGAAAAATATTTTTATAAAACATCTATGATCGGTTATGATTATGAGCCCATTTATTCACTTGGAACCATGCTTGGCATTAAAGATGCTAAGGGTTTCTTAAAGTTAATGGATAGAACCGAAAAATTAGGTCTTGATGCAATGTCATCAGGAGTAGCACTCGCCTGGGCTACTGAGATGTTAAACAAAAATCTTATCACTGAGAAAGAAACTTTAGTCAAATTTTCATTTGGAAACTGGGAAAGATATATTGAAGGTTTAGAAAACATTGTTTCAATGCCAAATGATTTTTACAAAGCACTTGCAAAAGGCACAAGTTATGCATCAAAAATTTACGGTGGTAAAGATTTTGCACTTAATTTTGGAAAAAATGAAATGCCAGGTTATCATACCGGACCAGCCGCTCACCTCGGATGGTTTTTAGGAGCAAGGCATAGCCACTTAGACAATGCAGGCTATAGCATGGATCAGAGCTTAAAAGGCAACTACCCAAGGCCAGAAAAATTAATAGATAATCTAATAGAAGAAGAAGCAAATAGACAGATTCTGTCAAGTCTTGTAGTTTGTTTCTTTGCAAGAGCTATATATCTTAACTTTGACAATACAATAAATTGCCTAAAAACAATAGGCATAGATCTAACTAAAGAAGAACTTAAAGAATTAGGCATGGAAATTTATAGACAAAAGATGTCATATAAAACTCAGGAAGGATGGCTACCAAATTTTCAAGATCTGCCAAAGAGAATTTTTGAAACCTCCGCTCCGTTCGGAAAAATCTCCGAAGAATACATGAACAAAGCAATAGATTATTTTAGAAAGAGATTAGAAAAAGATTTTCGTTGA
- a CDS encoding phosphodiester glycosidase family protein, with amino-acid sequence MKKVLLYCLFQIVLACVVIPALVFYGPFSNIRDMWVESAMTTSSHQFLATLFLPEQKIKNIMDKTNSIIFGNSNPNLLNFVNHHDNTIELFEVRSKYFVGKVMLIKDPTRVKVGVSRLLPKEGQTVSQIAQENNAVAAINAGGFLGLENGSWSATGGVPEGIIIHDGKIYYSDFVNDTIKRDIVGFNSEGKLIVGKFNLKEIKEMDIREAVSFGPPLIVNGQPMIRNGDGGWGIAPRTAIGQKPDGTVIFLTIDGRALESVGATLRDVQDIMLKYGAYNAANLDGGSSTTMYYKGRVINNPSNPLGERTVPTVFMVK; translated from the coding sequence TTGAAAAAGGTTTTATTATATTGTCTTTTTCAAATAGTGCTGGCGTGTGTTGTTATTCCAGCACTTGTTTTTTATGGTCCATTTTCGAATATTAGAGATATGTGGGTTGAGTCCGCAATGACTACGTCAAGTCATCAGTTTCTTGCAACGCTCTTTTTACCCGAGCAAAAAATAAAGAACATTATGGATAAAACAAACTCTATTATTTTTGGAAATTCTAATCCAAATCTTCTTAATTTTGTGAATCATCACGATAATACTATTGAATTATTTGAAGTTAGGAGCAAATATTTTGTTGGCAAAGTTATGTTAATAAAGGATCCAACGAGGGTAAAAGTCGGAGTTTCTAGACTTTTACCAAAAGAAGGGCAAACTGTTAGTCAAATTGCACAAGAAAACAATGCTGTTGCGGCTATTAATGCGGGAGGTTTCCTTGGTCTTGAAAATGGTTCCTGGAGTGCTACCGGAGGCGTTCCTGAAGGGATAATTATTCATGATGGGAAAATTTATTATAGCGACTTTGTCAACGATACTATTAAAAGGGATATTGTTGGCTTTAATTCTGAAGGCAAGCTTATAGTTGGAAAATTTAACTTGAAAGAAATTAAGGAGATGGATATAAGAGAAGCTGTGAGCTTTGGTCCACCTCTTATTGTAAATGGTCAGCCAATGATAAGGAATGGTGATGGTGGTTGGGGAATTGCACCTAGGACCGCAATTGGTCAGAAACCAGATGGAACTGTTATCTTTTTGACTATTGATGGGAGAGCTCTTGAAAGTGTAGGGGCAACTCTGAGAGATGTTCAAGATATTATGTTAAAATATGGCGCTTATAATGCCGCCAACCTCGATGGAGGGTCTTCTACAACAATGTATTATAAAGGTCGAGTTATTAATAATCCTTCTAATCCTCTTGGAGAAAGAACAGTACCAACAGTTTTTATGGTTAAATAA